The proteins below come from a single Vicugna pacos chromosome 13, VicPac4, whole genome shotgun sequence genomic window:
- the COL8A2 gene encoding collagen alpha-2(VIII) chain isoform X1 encodes MGRGKEQKNVRRILSGKEEGRVTRWESVLERRKRSTSLDAMRGALTPLSSLPPPLLLLLLVLGCGPRTAASGGAAGAAGYAPVQYVQPMHKGPVGPPFREGKGQYLEMPLPLLPMDLKGEPGPPGKPGPRGPPGPPGFPGKPGTGKPGLHGQPGPAGPPGFSRMGKAGPPGLPGKIGPPGQPGLRGEPGIRGDQGLRGPPGPPGLPGPSGIAVPGKPGPQGVPGPPGFGGEPGPQGEPGPPGDRGLKGENGVGQPGLPGAPGQGGAPGPPGLPGPAGLGKPGLDGLPGAPGDKGESGPPGVPGPRGEPGALGPKGPPGVDGIGVPGSVGMPGPQGPAGAKGEPGTRGPPGLIGPTGYGMPGLPGPKGDRGPAGVPGLLGDRGEPGEDGEPGEQGPQGLGGPPGLPGSAGLPGRRGPPGPKGEAGPGGPPGVPGIRGDQGPSGLAGKPGLPGERGLPGAHGPPGPTGPKGEPGFTGRPGGPGVAGALGQKGDLGLPGQPGLRGPSGIPGLQGPSGPIGPQGLPGMKGEPGLPGPPGEGKVGEPGMAGPIGPPGVPGSPGLTGPPGPPGPPGPPGAPGAFDETGIAGLHLPNGGVEGAVLGKGVKPQFGLGELSAHATPAFTAVLTSPFPASGMPVKFDRTLYNGHSGYNPATGIFTCPVGGVYYFAYHVHVKGTNVWVALYKNNVPATYTYDEYKKGYLDQASGGAVLQLRPNDQVWVQMPSDQANGLYSTEYIHSSFSGFLLCPT; translated from the exons CACGTCTTTGGACGCCATGCGGGGGGCTCTGACGCCCCTGTCTTCGCTGCCGCCACCTCTGTTGCTGCTGCTACTGGTGCTGGGGTGTGGGCCTAGGACGGCCGCCAGCGGAGGGGCTGCCGGGGCAGCGGGCTACGCGCCAGTGCAGTACGTGCAGCCCATGCACAAAGGACCCGTGGGGCCGCCCTTCCGCGAGGGCAAGGGCCAGTACCTGG aAATGCCTCTCCCGCTGCTGCCGATGGACCTGAAAGGAGAGCCCGGCCCCCCTGGGAAGCCTGGTCCTCGGGGCCCTCCTGGCCCTCCTGGCTTCCCAGGAAAACCAGGCACTGGAAAACCTGGGCTACatgggcagcctggccctgctggcCCCCCTGGCTTCTCCCGAATGGGCAAGGCTGGTCCCCCAGGGCTCCCGGGCAAGATTGGACCACCAGGGCAGCCAGGGCTTCGTGGGGAGCCAGGGATACGAGGGGACCAGGGCCTCCGGGGACCCCCAGGGCCCCCTGGCCTACCTGGGCCCTCAGGCATTGCTGTCCCTGGAAAACCAGGCCCCCAGGGGGTTCCAGGTCCCCCAGGATTTGGGGGGGAGCCTGGGCCCCAGGGAGAGCCTGGGCCCCCGGGTGACAGAGGCCTCAAGGGGGAAAATGGAGTGGGCCAGCCAGGGCTGCCTGGAGCCCCAGGGCAGGGGGGTGCCCCCGGGCCCCCTGGTCTCCCTGGTCCAGCTGGCTTGGGCAAACCAGGTTTGGATGGGCTTCCTGGGGCCCCTGGAGATAAGGGTGAATCTGGGCCTCCCGGGGTACCAGGACCCAGGGGGGAGCCAGGGGCTTTGGGCCCAAAAGGGCCCCCCGGGGTGGATGGTATAGGGGTACCAGGGTCAGTAGGGATGCCAGGCCCTCAGGGCCCAGCAGGGGCCAAAGGGGAACCAGGAACCCGGGGCCCCCCTGGCCTGATAGGCCCCACTGGCTATGGGATGCCAGGGTTGCCAGGTCCCAAGGGGGACAGGGGCCCAGCTGGGGTTCCAGGGCTCTTGGGGGACAGGGGTGAGCCAGGTGAGGATGGGGAGCCGGGGGAACAGGGCCCACAGGGCCTTGGGGGCCCCCCTGGACTTCCAGGGTCTGCAGGGCTCCCTGGCAGACGTGGACCCCCTGGGCCTAAGGGAGAAGCAGGGCCTGGAGGACCCCCAGGAGTGCCCGGCATTCGGGGTGACCAGGGTCCTAGTGGCCTGGCTGGGAAACCTGGGCTCCCAGGAGAGAGAGGGCTTCCAGGGGCCCATGGACCCCCTGGACCGACTGGACCCAAAGGTGAGCCAGGCTTCACGGGCCGCCCTGGAGGACCAGGGGTGGCAGGAGCCCTGGGGCAGAAGGGTGACTTGGGGCTCCCTGGGCAGCCTGGCTTGAGGGGGCCTTCAGGGATCCCAGGACTCCAGGGCCCATCTGGCCCTATCGGGCCCCAGGGCCTGCCAGGCATGAAGGGTGAACCAGGCCTGCCAGGGCCCCCTGgagaggggaaagtgggggaaCCTGGCATGGCCGGGCCTATAGGGCCCCCTGGGGTCCCTGGTTCCCCAGGACTCACGGGCCCTCCTGGGCCTCCCGGGCCTCCTGGCCCCCCTGGTGCCCCTGGGGCCTTTGATGAGACTGGCATCGCTGGCTTGCACCTGCCCAACGGTGGCGTGGAGGGAGCTGTGCTGGGCAAGGGAGTCAAGCCACAGTTTGGGCTGGGCGAGCTGTCGGCCCACGCCACGCCCGCCTTCACCGCTGTGCTCACCTCGCCCTTCCCCGCCTCGGGCATGCCCGTTAAGTTTGACCGGACTCTCTACAATGGCCACAGTGGCTACAACCCGGCCACCGGCATCTTCACCTGCCCTGTGGGCGGGGTCTACTACTTTGCTTACCACGTGCACGTCAAGGGCACCAATGTGTGGGTGGCCCTATACAAGAACAACGTGCCAGCCACCTACACCTACGACGAGTACAAGAAGGGCTACCTGGACCAGGCATCTGGCGGGGCCGTGCTCCAGTTACGGCCCAACGACCAGGTCTGGGTTCAGATGCCCTCGGACCAGGCCAACGGCCTCTACTCCACCGAGTACATCCACTCCTCCTTTTCAGGATTCTTGCTGTGCCCCACATAA
- the COL8A2 gene encoding collagen alpha-2(VIII) chain isoform X2, whose translation MERLATEGRHPQTVRGPSRWRKSTSLDAMRGALTPLSSLPPPLLLLLLVLGCGPRTAASGGAAGAAGYAPVQYVQPMHKGPVGPPFREGKGQYLEMPLPLLPMDLKGEPGPPGKPGPRGPPGPPGFPGKPGTGKPGLHGQPGPAGPPGFSRMGKAGPPGLPGKIGPPGQPGLRGEPGIRGDQGLRGPPGPPGLPGPSGIAVPGKPGPQGVPGPPGFGGEPGPQGEPGPPGDRGLKGENGVGQPGLPGAPGQGGAPGPPGLPGPAGLGKPGLDGLPGAPGDKGESGPPGVPGPRGEPGALGPKGPPGVDGIGVPGSVGMPGPQGPAGAKGEPGTRGPPGLIGPTGYGMPGLPGPKGDRGPAGVPGLLGDRGEPGEDGEPGEQGPQGLGGPPGLPGSAGLPGRRGPPGPKGEAGPGGPPGVPGIRGDQGPSGLAGKPGLPGERGLPGAHGPPGPTGPKGEPGFTGRPGGPGVAGALGQKGDLGLPGQPGLRGPSGIPGLQGPSGPIGPQGLPGMKGEPGLPGPPGEGKVGEPGMAGPIGPPGVPGSPGLTGPPGPPGPPGPPGAPGAFDETGIAGLHLPNGGVEGAVLGKGVKPQFGLGELSAHATPAFTAVLTSPFPASGMPVKFDRTLYNGHSGYNPATGIFTCPVGGVYYFAYHVHVKGTNVWVALYKNNVPATYTYDEYKKGYLDQASGGAVLQLRPNDQVWVQMPSDQANGLYSTEYIHSSFSGFLLCPT comes from the exons CACGTCTTTGGACGCCATGCGGGGGGCTCTGACGCCCCTGTCTTCGCTGCCGCCACCTCTGTTGCTGCTGCTACTGGTGCTGGGGTGTGGGCCTAGGACGGCCGCCAGCGGAGGGGCTGCCGGGGCAGCGGGCTACGCGCCAGTGCAGTACGTGCAGCCCATGCACAAAGGACCCGTGGGGCCGCCCTTCCGCGAGGGCAAGGGCCAGTACCTGG aAATGCCTCTCCCGCTGCTGCCGATGGACCTGAAAGGAGAGCCCGGCCCCCCTGGGAAGCCTGGTCCTCGGGGCCCTCCTGGCCCTCCTGGCTTCCCAGGAAAACCAGGCACTGGAAAACCTGGGCTACatgggcagcctggccctgctggcCCCCCTGGCTTCTCCCGAATGGGCAAGGCTGGTCCCCCAGGGCTCCCGGGCAAGATTGGACCACCAGGGCAGCCAGGGCTTCGTGGGGAGCCAGGGATACGAGGGGACCAGGGCCTCCGGGGACCCCCAGGGCCCCCTGGCCTACCTGGGCCCTCAGGCATTGCTGTCCCTGGAAAACCAGGCCCCCAGGGGGTTCCAGGTCCCCCAGGATTTGGGGGGGAGCCTGGGCCCCAGGGAGAGCCTGGGCCCCCGGGTGACAGAGGCCTCAAGGGGGAAAATGGAGTGGGCCAGCCAGGGCTGCCTGGAGCCCCAGGGCAGGGGGGTGCCCCCGGGCCCCCTGGTCTCCCTGGTCCAGCTGGCTTGGGCAAACCAGGTTTGGATGGGCTTCCTGGGGCCCCTGGAGATAAGGGTGAATCTGGGCCTCCCGGGGTACCAGGACCCAGGGGGGAGCCAGGGGCTTTGGGCCCAAAAGGGCCCCCCGGGGTGGATGGTATAGGGGTACCAGGGTCAGTAGGGATGCCAGGCCCTCAGGGCCCAGCAGGGGCCAAAGGGGAACCAGGAACCCGGGGCCCCCCTGGCCTGATAGGCCCCACTGGCTATGGGATGCCAGGGTTGCCAGGTCCCAAGGGGGACAGGGGCCCAGCTGGGGTTCCAGGGCTCTTGGGGGACAGGGGTGAGCCAGGTGAGGATGGGGAGCCGGGGGAACAGGGCCCACAGGGCCTTGGGGGCCCCCCTGGACTTCCAGGGTCTGCAGGGCTCCCTGGCAGACGTGGACCCCCTGGGCCTAAGGGAGAAGCAGGGCCTGGAGGACCCCCAGGAGTGCCCGGCATTCGGGGTGACCAGGGTCCTAGTGGCCTGGCTGGGAAACCTGGGCTCCCAGGAGAGAGAGGGCTTCCAGGGGCCCATGGACCCCCTGGACCGACTGGACCCAAAGGTGAGCCAGGCTTCACGGGCCGCCCTGGAGGACCAGGGGTGGCAGGAGCCCTGGGGCAGAAGGGTGACTTGGGGCTCCCTGGGCAGCCTGGCTTGAGGGGGCCTTCAGGGATCCCAGGACTCCAGGGCCCATCTGGCCCTATCGGGCCCCAGGGCCTGCCAGGCATGAAGGGTGAACCAGGCCTGCCAGGGCCCCCTGgagaggggaaagtgggggaaCCTGGCATGGCCGGGCCTATAGGGCCCCCTGGGGTCCCTGGTTCCCCAGGACTCACGGGCCCTCCTGGGCCTCCCGGGCCTCCTGGCCCCCCTGGTGCCCCTGGGGCCTTTGATGAGACTGGCATCGCTGGCTTGCACCTGCCCAACGGTGGCGTGGAGGGAGCTGTGCTGGGCAAGGGAGTCAAGCCACAGTTTGGGCTGGGCGAGCTGTCGGCCCACGCCACGCCCGCCTTCACCGCTGTGCTCACCTCGCCCTTCCCCGCCTCGGGCATGCCCGTTAAGTTTGACCGGACTCTCTACAATGGCCACAGTGGCTACAACCCGGCCACCGGCATCTTCACCTGCCCTGTGGGCGGGGTCTACTACTTTGCTTACCACGTGCACGTCAAGGGCACCAATGTGTGGGTGGCCCTATACAAGAACAACGTGCCAGCCACCTACACCTACGACGAGTACAAGAAGGGCTACCTGGACCAGGCATCTGGCGGGGCCGTGCTCCAGTTACGGCCCAACGACCAGGTCTGGGTTCAGATGCCCTCGGACCAGGCCAACGGCCTCTACTCCACCGAGTACATCCACTCCTCCTTTTCAGGATTCTTGCTGTGCCCCACATAA
- the COL8A2 gene encoding collagen alpha-2(VIII) chain isoform X3: protein MRGALTPLSSLPPPLLLLLLVLGCGPRTAASGGAAGAAGYAPVQYVQPMHKGPVGPPFREGKGQYLEMPLPLLPMDLKGEPGPPGKPGPRGPPGPPGFPGKPGTGKPGLHGQPGPAGPPGFSRMGKAGPPGLPGKIGPPGQPGLRGEPGIRGDQGLRGPPGPPGLPGPSGIAVPGKPGPQGVPGPPGFGGEPGPQGEPGPPGDRGLKGENGVGQPGLPGAPGQGGAPGPPGLPGPAGLGKPGLDGLPGAPGDKGESGPPGVPGPRGEPGALGPKGPPGVDGIGVPGSVGMPGPQGPAGAKGEPGTRGPPGLIGPTGYGMPGLPGPKGDRGPAGVPGLLGDRGEPGEDGEPGEQGPQGLGGPPGLPGSAGLPGRRGPPGPKGEAGPGGPPGVPGIRGDQGPSGLAGKPGLPGERGLPGAHGPPGPTGPKGEPGFTGRPGGPGVAGALGQKGDLGLPGQPGLRGPSGIPGLQGPSGPIGPQGLPGMKGEPGLPGPPGEGKVGEPGMAGPIGPPGVPGSPGLTGPPGPPGPPGPPGAPGAFDETGIAGLHLPNGGVEGAVLGKGVKPQFGLGELSAHATPAFTAVLTSPFPASGMPVKFDRTLYNGHSGYNPATGIFTCPVGGVYYFAYHVHVKGTNVWVALYKNNVPATYTYDEYKKGYLDQASGGAVLQLRPNDQVWVQMPSDQANGLYSTEYIHSSFSGFLLCPT from the exons ATGCGGGGGGCTCTGACGCCCCTGTCTTCGCTGCCGCCACCTCTGTTGCTGCTGCTACTGGTGCTGGGGTGTGGGCCTAGGACGGCCGCCAGCGGAGGGGCTGCCGGGGCAGCGGGCTACGCGCCAGTGCAGTACGTGCAGCCCATGCACAAAGGACCCGTGGGGCCGCCCTTCCGCGAGGGCAAGGGCCAGTACCTGG aAATGCCTCTCCCGCTGCTGCCGATGGACCTGAAAGGAGAGCCCGGCCCCCCTGGGAAGCCTGGTCCTCGGGGCCCTCCTGGCCCTCCTGGCTTCCCAGGAAAACCAGGCACTGGAAAACCTGGGCTACatgggcagcctggccctgctggcCCCCCTGGCTTCTCCCGAATGGGCAAGGCTGGTCCCCCAGGGCTCCCGGGCAAGATTGGACCACCAGGGCAGCCAGGGCTTCGTGGGGAGCCAGGGATACGAGGGGACCAGGGCCTCCGGGGACCCCCAGGGCCCCCTGGCCTACCTGGGCCCTCAGGCATTGCTGTCCCTGGAAAACCAGGCCCCCAGGGGGTTCCAGGTCCCCCAGGATTTGGGGGGGAGCCTGGGCCCCAGGGAGAGCCTGGGCCCCCGGGTGACAGAGGCCTCAAGGGGGAAAATGGAGTGGGCCAGCCAGGGCTGCCTGGAGCCCCAGGGCAGGGGGGTGCCCCCGGGCCCCCTGGTCTCCCTGGTCCAGCTGGCTTGGGCAAACCAGGTTTGGATGGGCTTCCTGGGGCCCCTGGAGATAAGGGTGAATCTGGGCCTCCCGGGGTACCAGGACCCAGGGGGGAGCCAGGGGCTTTGGGCCCAAAAGGGCCCCCCGGGGTGGATGGTATAGGGGTACCAGGGTCAGTAGGGATGCCAGGCCCTCAGGGCCCAGCAGGGGCCAAAGGGGAACCAGGAACCCGGGGCCCCCCTGGCCTGATAGGCCCCACTGGCTATGGGATGCCAGGGTTGCCAGGTCCCAAGGGGGACAGGGGCCCAGCTGGGGTTCCAGGGCTCTTGGGGGACAGGGGTGAGCCAGGTGAGGATGGGGAGCCGGGGGAACAGGGCCCACAGGGCCTTGGGGGCCCCCCTGGACTTCCAGGGTCTGCAGGGCTCCCTGGCAGACGTGGACCCCCTGGGCCTAAGGGAGAAGCAGGGCCTGGAGGACCCCCAGGAGTGCCCGGCATTCGGGGTGACCAGGGTCCTAGTGGCCTGGCTGGGAAACCTGGGCTCCCAGGAGAGAGAGGGCTTCCAGGGGCCCATGGACCCCCTGGACCGACTGGACCCAAAGGTGAGCCAGGCTTCACGGGCCGCCCTGGAGGACCAGGGGTGGCAGGAGCCCTGGGGCAGAAGGGTGACTTGGGGCTCCCTGGGCAGCCTGGCTTGAGGGGGCCTTCAGGGATCCCAGGACTCCAGGGCCCATCTGGCCCTATCGGGCCCCAGGGCCTGCCAGGCATGAAGGGTGAACCAGGCCTGCCAGGGCCCCCTGgagaggggaaagtgggggaaCCTGGCATGGCCGGGCCTATAGGGCCCCCTGGGGTCCCTGGTTCCCCAGGACTCACGGGCCCTCCTGGGCCTCCCGGGCCTCCTGGCCCCCCTGGTGCCCCTGGGGCCTTTGATGAGACTGGCATCGCTGGCTTGCACCTGCCCAACGGTGGCGTGGAGGGAGCTGTGCTGGGCAAGGGAGTCAAGCCACAGTTTGGGCTGGGCGAGCTGTCGGCCCACGCCACGCCCGCCTTCACCGCTGTGCTCACCTCGCCCTTCCCCGCCTCGGGCATGCCCGTTAAGTTTGACCGGACTCTCTACAATGGCCACAGTGGCTACAACCCGGCCACCGGCATCTTCACCTGCCCTGTGGGCGGGGTCTACTACTTTGCTTACCACGTGCACGTCAAGGGCACCAATGTGTGGGTGGCCCTATACAAGAACAACGTGCCAGCCACCTACACCTACGACGAGTACAAGAAGGGCTACCTGGACCAGGCATCTGGCGGGGCCGTGCTCCAGTTACGGCCCAACGACCAGGTCTGGGTTCAGATGCCCTCGGACCAGGCCAACGGCCTCTACTCCACCGAGTACATCCACTCCTCCTTTTCAGGATTCTTGCTGTGCCCCACATAA
- the ADPRS gene encoding ADP-ribosylhydrolase ARH3, protein MAAAAMTAAACGGAGAARSLSRFRGCLAGALLGDCVGAIYEARDTVDLTSVLRQVRDLEPDPGSPASAGTEALCYTDDTAMARALVQSLLAKEAFDEVDMAHRFAQEYKKDPDRGYGAGVITVFKKLLSPKCRDVFEPARAQFNGKGSYGNGGAMRVAGISLAYSSVQDVQKFARLSAQLTHASSLGYNGAILQALAVHLALQGESSSDHFLEQLLGHMEELESDAQSVSDARELGMEERPYSSRLKKIGELLEQDSVTREEVVSELGNGIAAFDSVPTAIYCFLRCMEPDPEIPSAFNSLQRTLIYSISLGGDTDTIATMAGAIAGAYYGMEQVPESWQQSCEGYEETDVLAQSLHRVFQKSL, encoded by the exons ATGGCGGCGGCGGCGATGACCGCGGCGGCCTGcggaggggctggggcagcccGCTCCCTCTCGCGCTTCCGAGGCTGCCTGGCGGGCGCTCTGCTCGGGGACTGCGTGGGCGCCATCTACGAAGCGCGCGACACCGTCGACCTGACGTCAGTCCTGCGTCAAGTCCGGGACCTGGAGCCGGACCCCGGCTCGCCCGCCAGTGCGGGGACag AAGCGTTGTGCTACACAGACGACACAGCCATGGCCAGGGCGCTGGTGCAGTCCCTGCTGGCCAAGGAGGCCTTCGACGAGGTGGACATGGCTCACAG GTTCGCTCAGGAGTACAAGAAAGACCCTGACCGAGGTTATGGTGCTGGAGTGATCACTGTCTTCAAGAAGCTCCTGAGCCCCAAGTGCCGTGATGTCTTTGAGCCTGCCCGGGCCCAGTTTAATGGGAAAGGCTCCTATGGCAACGGGGGCGCCATGCGGGTGGCTGGCATCTCCCTGGCCTATAGCAGCGTCCAAGATGTGCAGAAG TTTGCCCGGCTCTCGGCCCAGCTGACACATGCCTCCTCCCTGGGTTACAACGGTGCCATCCTGCAGGCCCTGGCTGTGCACCTGGCTTTGCAGGGTGAGTCGTCCAGTGATCACTTCCTTGAACAACTCCTGGGCCACATGGAAGAGCTGGAGAGTGATGCCCAGTCCGTGTCGGATGCCAGGGA GTTGGGCATGGAGGAGCGTCCATACTCCAGCCGACTGAAGAAGATTGGAGAGCTTCTAGAGCAGGACTCAGTGACCAGAGAGGAGGTGGTGTCCGAGCTGG GGAACGGCATTGCTGCCTTTGACTCTGTGCCCACCGCCATCTACTGCTTCCTGCGCTGCATGGAGCCTGATCCTGAGATCCCCTCAGCCTTCAATAGCCTCCAGAGGACTCTCATCTATTCCATCTCACTTGGTGGGGACACGGACACCATTGCCACCATGGCTGGGGCCATTGCTGGCGCCTACTATGGGATGGAACAGGTGCCAGAGAGCTGGCAGCAAAGCTGTGAGGGCTACGAGGAGACAGACGTCCTGGCCCAGAGCCTGCACCGGGTCTTCCAGAAGAGTCTGTGA